Sequence from the Pongo pygmaeus isolate AG05252 chromosome 23, NHGRI_mPonPyg2-v2.0_pri, whole genome shotgun sequence genome:
GATGCTTTTCCAATCCTGACTGTCTGCGAGTCCCCCAGGAAGCAGGGGTTTTGGTTTCCAACACCCTTTTCCTAGTCTACCCATAAGGACAGAGGAGGAGAACAGCTGAGCGAGGCTTTCTCTGCTCCATCTAGAATAGCAACAGCCACAAGCACAGTAATAGCCCCAAGATGAGTCCCTCTACCTTCCCAGCACCCCAAGCCACCCCTTTCCAAACCTTACCTTTTGGCATCATCCTTAGAATATTAAACACTTGACTTCTCTCAATGAGATGCTTGGCCTGGAAAAAGTGCATGCTGGGTGGGAATATTAGGGTCCTCATGGCCTCCTTCATCTCAGCGATTTTGAGCATCATGAGCCTCTCATTGGCCTGCTCCTCCTTGGTGTTCAGCACCAGCCGCCCCCCTAGCCGCATCATCTTTTCTTTCAACAACAGATGCGCCCGTGTTTCATCTATGGATAGAGCTGAGCCGAAGAAAGACATTGCCACAGCCAACAGCAAGAAGCGCAGGGCTGGCCACTCAGATGGGCCATCCACCAACATCGGGATGCCTGGACGAGGAAAGGGCTCAGATGGAGACTCCACGGGACTGCAAAGGAGAGGGGGGAGTGAAAACCTACAGATTTAAGGGTGGAACTCTGATCTTCCTTTTCTCGCCCTGCTCTCAGATTACCAGAAGGCAGGATATTGAAGGATTCTTCTTCCAGACCCCAGAGAAAAGACCTACAGGTACAGACAGGTAGGGGtttcccaaatttttttttttttttgagatggagtctcgctctgctgcccaggctggagtgcggtggtgcaatctcggctcactgcaagctccacctcccaggttcacaccattctcctgcctcagcctcccgagtagctgggactacagatgcccgccaccacgcccggctaattttttgtatttttggtagagacggggtttcaccatgttagccaggatggtcacaatctcctaacctcgtgatccgcccgcctcggcctcccaaagtgctgggattacaggcgtgatccactgcaccacctggccttttttttttttttttttttgagacggagtttcactcttgttgcctaggctggagtgtaatggtgtgatcttggctcactgcaacctctgcctcccaggttcaagtgcttctcctgcctcagcctcccaaatagctgggattacaggcatgcatcaccacgcccggctaattttgtatatttagtagagacggggtttctccatgttggttaggctggtctggaactcctgacctcaggtgatccgccagcctcagtctcccaaagtgctgggattacaggcatgagtcaccgtgccaggCAGGTTTTCCCAAATTAAAGGTCACCATGAGGTCAAACAAGCCCTGGCTCATGCATAAAGACACTGCAATCTGATTTTTAGTggttcacttttattttatttattttaatttttgttttttttaagacggagtctcactctatcacccaggctggactgcagtgacgtgatcttggctctctacaacctccgcctccagggtttaagcgattctcgtgcctcagcctcccaagtggctgggactacaggcacgtgtcaccatgcccagctaaattttgtatttttagtagagaccatattggccaggctggtcttgaactcctagcctcaaatgatccgctcatctcagcctcccaaagtgctgggactacaggcatgagccaacacacccagccagtgttttacttttaaatataaccagcatgcctgtggtcccagctattcaggaggctgaagcgggagcatcacttaagcccagtactttgaggctgcagtgagctttgatctcaccactgcactccagccttggcaacagatcaagaccttgtctctaaaacaaattttttttaatttaaaaaataaaaatacagctgggcgcggtggctcacgcctgtaatcccaacacttcaggaggccaaggcgggtggatcgcgaggtcaggagtttgagaccagcctggccaatatgatgaaaacccgtctctactaaaaatacaaaaattagctgggcatggtgatgcgtgcctgtcgtcccagctgtttgggaggctgagacaggagaatcacttgaacccaggaggcagaggttagaataagctgagattgcaccactgcactccagcctgggcgacagagcaagactcaatctcaaaataaataaattaataaaattaaaataagaccAGATGCTGGCacaagcaggtggattgcttaagcccaggagttcaagaccattctcagcaacatgttgaaactccatctctacaaaagatacaaaaattagctgggcatggtggtgcacacctgtagtcccagctactggggaggctgaggtgggcagatcacgaggtcaagagatcgagagcatcctggccaacatggtgaaaccccgtctctattgaaaatacaaagattagccgggcgtggtggcacgcacctgtagtcccagctactcgagaggctgaggcaggagaattgcttgaatccgggaggtggaggttgcagtgagccgagatcgtgccactgcactccagcctgccaatagagtgagactccgtctcaaaaaaaaaaaaaaaattaattaattaattaattaaatagcaaagaaacaacagaatgaagagacaacctatttttttcttttcttttcttttttttgggggggacggagtttcactcttgtcacccaggctggagtacaatggcgcgatctcggcttaccataacctcctcctcccaggttcaagcgattctcctgcctcagcctcctgagtagctgggattacaggcacgtgccactgtgcccggctaatttttttgtatttgtagtagagacggagtttcactatgttggccaggctggtcttgaactcctgacctcaggtgatcctcctgcctcggcctcccaaagtgctgggattacaggcgtgagtcaccatgcccggccaatctcttgaataggagaaaatatttacaaattagttATCTGATGGGGAGCTAATATCCAGACTATATAAGGaaatcaaacaactcaacagtaaaagAACAAATAATCTCACTTAAAAAATGGCCAAAGACCCAAAGACATACAAAACGGCCAATACATATACGAATAAATGCCccaaattttttctttgctttgctttctttctttctttcttttttttttttttttcccttgagacagggtcttactctattgcccaggttggaatgcagtagcgTGAGCCCACATGGTTGGACTccaaagctcactgcagctgcaacctcccggcttcaaggaatcctcccaccctagcctcctgagtagctttttttttttttctgtagagacagggtctcactatattgccatggctggtctcaaactcctgggctcaagcgatcctcctgcctctacctcccgacattctgggattacagatctgagccaccaggcccagccaacattttttctaatcattggggaagtgcaaatcaaaactacaatgagatcaTCTCACCCTACCTCAAGAAATGGCTATtacttaaaaggcaaaaaaaaacagatgctggtgaggatgtagagaaaagggagctCCCATACaccactggtgggagtgtaaactagtacagccactatggagaacagtatggataTTTctcgaaaaactaaaaatagaactaccatacgatccagcaatcccattactgggtatctatccaaagggaaggaaatcagtatgtcaaagggatacctgtactcggatgcttattgcagcactattcacaatagcaaagatatggaaacaacccaagtgtccaccaacagatcaacggataaagaaaatgtggcaagtCCATCTACCGAAGCACCAGGGAGTGTCGTGGATGCCTACGAGCAGGTCCAAAAAGGACTCCTAAAGCCGAAAGGCGTTGCAGAGCTCAGAGTGACCAAacggaagaagaaaaagaaggacaaaGACAAAGCTAAACTCCCAGAATCAATGGGAATGAACAAAAAGAACGAGGAGCAGAAGCAGCACGGCCTGGACAAGCGGACCCCGGCCCGGGCAGCCTTTGAGAAAATGCAGGAGAAGCGGCAATGGAAAGGATCCTCAAGAAAGCATccaggccaggcttggtgactcacgcctgtaatcccagcacttcaggaggctgaggcgggcagatcacctgaaatcaggagttcaagaccagtctggccaacacggtgaaaccccgtctctactaaaaatacaaaaaattagctgggcgtggtggtgtgtgcctgtaattccagctattcaggaggctgaggcaggaaaatcgcttgaacctgggagggagaggttgcagtgagccaagattgttccattgcactccagcctgagcagcaagagcgaaactccgtctaaaaaaaaaagagcatccaAAACCCACAAGCAGAGAGTGGAGGACTTCAACAGACACCGGGACACACTCACAGAGCATTACATTCCCAGTCAGCTGGACGAAGTAGCCACCTGCCCCCAGTAGGGAGCAGCATCGAGGGTTGGCAAAAGGCCATGCTGGGGTTGTGTGTGTTTCCTTTGGTATATTCTAGAAACATGGCTTTACACACACCCTTGCATCTTCTGCTACAAACCGCTTTTCGAAGCAGTGTACTCGCATTCTGGAACTTGATTAAAGTAAAATTGTCCTTGTACTCAGTTTAGGTTTCTTGGCAACATGTAGAAGATACACCCTTTTAGTTTGGATGGAAAGTTTCTAAGTTTATTCAGAGGTAAAGCCCATTTCTGTGTCCGTACcatgtaaaaatgtttttatccCCGAGTTGCATCGAACGCTCTGAGGCCAGCCAGCTATCTTCTCCAGGATGAGATGGACTCCAGAGGATAAGGAGCTAATGCCAGGGTGGCCAGTAGTATGCAGAGCTCCGCAGGACCCAGCATGGGTGCCCCTCCAAGCTTCCTCTAGCTTGGGGCCTATGCTGGTCCTGCAGgccccagggaagccatttgCAACTCTGTGGCCTTCAGACTTCCTCCTCAGCCACTGGCCACTGAGACAgcacagcctgggtggcagaacagCCACCTAAGGCAGGAATGGAACAGACACACTTTGTTCCTTTCTGAGCCCATTCCCCAAAACCCTCCTTCCAGGTACTTTTAATGGGTATTGCcatggcagacattgctaatGGATCACAGCATTCTTTGAAATGGAGCCCAGATACAGCCTGCCTCTCAATCCTCAGCTGGGGGCTCCTAGCAGACTCTTGTATTTATTCACAGTTGACACATCACACAGAGCCTGTCTGGCATTCCTACCCTAAGGACGCCTCAGGGGTGACAGGACCAGGGCAGAGCCCCAGGACAAACAGACATGGGTGCAGTCAAATGGGAGGGCCCAGGCATCCGTCTTGGAGGGCTGGGATTTTGTAGGGCCTGTGTGTCCTGGTTGAGGATCAAACCGCATAAGCTATTGGGAGAAACGATCTCTGTTGACATATATATTGAAAGAACAATGGAGGCAGAAGAGAAAAACCAAGTATGGAATTTGGGGTTCTCCTGTGTAAATTACACAAGAAAGCAGAAGccagttatttaaaaaagaaagaaaatgtggcatatatacacaatggaatactactcagccattaaaaaatgaaatcatgggctgggcgcggtggctcacacctgtaatcccagcactttgggaggacgaggcagatggatcacgaggtcaggggttcgagaccagcctgaccaacatggtgaaaccctgtctctactaaaaatacaaaaattagctaagcatggtggcgggtgcctgtaatcccagctactcaggaggctgaggcaggagaattgcttgaacccaggaggcggaggttgcagtgagccaagatcatgctattgcactccagcctgggcgacagagcaagactccgtctcaaaaaaaaaaaaaaaaaaaaaaaatgaaatcacgtCATTTGCACCAACATGCACGGAACTAGAAGacataatgttaaatgaaataagccagacacagaaggacaaacaccgtatgttcccactcatatgtgagagctaagaaagttgatctcatagacaTAGAGAATAGAAAGATAGACACCAGAGACTATGAAGGGTTGGGGTAGACACAggggatgaagagaagttggttatGGGTACAAATAGACAGGCACTTcaagaggctcaggcaggaggatcacttgagcctagaagttgaagactggcctgggcaacaaagcgagaccccccatctctacaaaaaatttaaaaattatcggcaggcagatcacgaggtcaggagttcgagacaagcctgaccaacatggtgaaaccccatctgtactaaaaatacaaaaattagccaggcatggtggcgtgcacctgtaatcccaactacacaggaggctgaggcaagagaatcgcttgaacctgggaggcggaggttgcagtgagctgagatcgtaccactgcactccagcctggggaagaagccagacttcgtctcaaaataaataaataaatataataataaaaattatccatgtgtggtggtacacacctgtactcccagctactcagcaggctgaggtgggaggatcacttgagtctgggagttcaaggctgcagtgagccatgatggtgccattgcactcccctctgggtgacagagtgaaaccctatctgccccactcccaggaaaaaaaaaaaccctacagttagatagaagaaataagttctaatgtttcaTAGTAGACTAGGGTGACTATACCTAGCAAcaatattatgtatatttcagAGTAACTaagactgggagtggtggctcatgcctgtaatcccagcacttagggaggccgaggtaggtggatcacaaggtcaggagttcaagaccagcctggccaacatggcaaaaccctgtctgtactaaaaatacaaaaactagccatgtggtgtgggcctgtaattccagctacttgggaggctgaggcaggagacttgcttgaacccagaaggcagaggttgcagtgagctgagttcgtgccactgcactccagcctggcaacagagcaagactccacctcaaaaaaaaaaaaaaaaaaaaaaaaaaacacatatatatatagagagacagactcaaataaaatggattaaagttaaaataaataaataaataaataacaaatataaccAGAGCACAAGATCATAAGACATGCTTCAACCtgagaaagaaaccaaaacaaaacacacagagaTAAGGAACTGAGAGGAAACAAAGCAacacaggaaataaaagaaaaatctgaaagaacTGTAATTAACATCCTTAAAGACATAAAACATTGTGTGTGTAAAACAGGAACAggaggtgatttaaaaaaatgagaattagaactttcagaaattaaaaatagcaaagccgaatgtttaaaaatgtactagcaatattaaaaatgaagttaaagaaaatatttttaaaagtaaagcaaaataggagaaaagaaaacGAGATGATTATTGGTTGCGGAAATCCAACACCCAAATAACAGACAtctcagaaggaaaaagaaaaaaaaaacaggtgaaggaaataagcaaataagGAATACAGGAAATTGCCCCAGAACTGATAGTCTCTAGATTGAGTACCTTGCACAGCACAGTCAATCATTCAGTGGCCACACCAAGGTACAGCATCTTGGTATTTCAGAGCATTAGCATTAGAAAGGATTATCAAAACTTGCAGAGAGCAGCCAGTGCAGGATGGCAATGAGCAGGGACTGAAGGAAGGAAATGTATTCAGCATCTCCCTACACAAGGCTCTATGCTGCTCCTTTACCTGGGTTATCTATTTGAATTACATTTAAgaaggggcagtggctcacacctgtaatcccagcactttgggagtctgaggtgggcagatcactagtgcccaggagttcgataccagcctgggcaacatagcaaaaccaaatacaaaaattagccacgcgtggtggattgaacctgtagtcccagctactcatgaggctgaggcatgagaagctcttgaatctgggaggtggaggtttcagtgagcctagattgcaccattgcactccagcctgggcaacagagcaagactctgtctcaaaaataaatacgtaaataaaatttttaaaatgaaaataaaacaattgtttCTATACACTTGAAAGTATGATACAGCATACTGGAACATGTCAAGACTGTAAATTAGGAGACCTTAGGAACACCCTCAAATTGTATCATTCTAACTGTgcaaccttgggcaaatcactaaCGTCTCCAGATCTTAGTGTCCTCACCTACAAAAAAGGTAACTTGGACaagatcagtggttttcaaagtgcaACGTGAATATCATCAGTGGCATAAATACAATCTTAGGTGGCTCACAAATGGGTAGGAATTATGTTGACAGGTAATTTTAAAACGTGTATTAGCACATCAAACCCATGATATGATaactattattgtttttgttgaaaaatttttaagttaaagaaaaatattaagtaaatagaGGTGCAAGGATATGACAAAAATGGAAAGGTTGCTACTcattaaatcattttaatatCCAAGATTCTTCCCAGCTCAGTTATTCTGTAGTATATCAGAtagcaaagaaaattttaagaaggaACTAGTATCAGCAATATGCAGTTATGGTAGAAGCTGTACCCCCAAAATCAGAGTGCTGGACTTCAGAAGAACCCCTTTAACTTCATTAAGTCCTTGACTCTCTTTTTTGACCACGGTGTTTGCCTGCTACtaaaatctctagggcaggagcacgGTGACTTCTACGTCACCATCCCACCTACCCCATGCCGCATTCTCCATCAACAGCCCCGCCCCTTGTCCCTGTCTGCCTGGTGACACATAACAAAGGCCATCAAGCTCCCAAATCTTCAACTCCATCCTCTCCAAGAAGGACCCCAAAAGCATTTGTGTCCCAGCAACTGAACTTTTCCAGGCTGCCAGACAGAAGTTTATCTAATGCTGGTCAAGACCCGCGTGGTTGAATACTAGAAAAAGCAATCCCTGTTCACAATTTATTGCTATATCTACTTCATCTTCTCTCCTCCACAagattttccttttacttttaaaagaggATGCATGAAAACTTCATGAAGTAGTTTGCTTCCAGACTAAGAAGaaaggaggccgggtgtggtggctcatgcctgtgatcccagtcctttgggaggccgaggcaggcggatcacctgatgtcagtcgttcaagaccagcctggccaacacggtgaaaccccatctctactaaaaatacaaaaattagccgggcgtggtggcgggtgcctgtaatcacagctattagggaggctgaggcacaagaatcacttgaactcgagaggcagaagctgcagtgagccgagatcgtgccaccacactccagcctgggtgtaatcacagctattagggaggctgaggcaggagaatcactggaactcgagaggcagaagctgcagtgagccgagatcgtgccaccacactccagcctgggtgtaatcacagctattagggaggctgaggcaggagaatcactggaactcgagaggcagaagctgcagtgagccgagatcgtgccaccgcactccagcctgggtgtaatcacagctattagggaggctgaggcaggagaatcactggaactcgagaggcagaagctgcagtgagccaagatcgtgccaccgcactccagcctgggtgacagagtggagaAGGCCACAGGCATCTGTGGTCCTGAGTAAATGCCCTTGGGCCCATTTTCAAAAGCCTGCTGGGAGAAAACCTGTTACTCCTCCACTGAGAGTCTCAGACTCATCTCAGATGGAGACAGGGAGAAGCGCAGGTGGATCAAGCCCAAGCTCCGGACTTCCCAGCTACCTCCTGAACCTCATCATCCCACAGCTCCCAAAGGACCCCAGTTACCTCGGAACAGCTCCAGAAACTGAGGGCTGTTTGCTCAGTGCCCCAGCATCTGTGCAGAGCACCGGAAAGGCTCACCAACTGTTTCACTTCCTGTTGGGGTAGGTTTTATTTCCCTTCAGTGTGCACCAGGGATCCAACGAGAGGCCGGGGAGAGGGGCTCTGCAGTGCTGAGGCAGCCGGAGCGGCAAGTGTGTGGCTTACATGCATGCTTGCTGTGTGCATTTGAGTTTGATGTGGGGGGCTTGTGCGCATGTTCACATGGGTGtttgtgtgttcgtgtgtgtttCAGTTTATGtgcatgtgggttttttttttttttgtagacagagtttcactcttgttgcccaagctggagtgcaatggcgcaatctcagctcactgcaacctccgcctcccgggttcaagcaattctcctgcctcagcctcccgagtagctgggattgcaggcgtgcgccaccatgccccactgattttttgtatttttagtagaaatggggtttcaccatgttggccaggctgctctcgaactcctgacctcaggtgatccacccaccttggcctcccgaagtgctgggattacaggcgtgagccacccgtgCCTGGCCGCATGTGGGTTTATTTGTGTTggagggagggtgtgtgtgtgtttgtgtgtgctgtGTCTTTGAAAGGTCCACAGCATGTTAGTTTTGGAAACAAGCACCGCAAAGAGGCACTCCAAAATCTGTTCATGAACTCTGGGAAGTTCTCCTTCCTCAAAATGTGATTGTGGACTGTGGGGCAACCCATTAGACAGAGGGTAAAAAGtagctataataaaatatatgttttaggGGAAATCAGGGATGTGGGGACAGGACAGTAGAAGGGGCAGGAGGTGGGAGACAAGAGCTGGGGTGTGAAGAAGACCAGCAAGAACAACGCTCCAAGGGACAAGTGGAGCAGACAAGGCTCCTGTGCCCAGGACGGTCAGAGTCAGACCTCGCTTTGTGCCTGGCATTAGCACTGTAGCAGTGGGGCCTCGACCAAGTTGTTTCAACTCTCtatacttcagtttcctcatctgaaaatgtggataataaaagCACCCACCACAGAGTATCCATTGTCAGAATTAAAGGAAAAACACATGCAaagtacctgacacatagtaagctcTTGATAAATATTAGCCGTGACTATTCTTAGAAGTAACTATTGGGATGCCTCATCCAAGCCAATTAGAAATGCTGACATGGGAGGCTACACCAGGGACCTCCATGTCACACGCACGGTCTA
This genomic interval carries:
- the LOC129023674 gene encoding protein FAM32A-like, which encodes METPRDCKGEGGVKTYRFKGGTLIFLFSPCSQITRRQDIEGFFFQTPEKRPTAPGSVVDAYEQVQKGLLKPKGVAELRVTKRKKKKKDKDKAKLPESMGMNKKNEEQKQHGLDKRTPARAAFEKMQEKRQWKGSSRKASKTHKQRVEDFNRHRDTLTEHYIPSQLDEVATCPQ